CTGCAGCGACATCTACCTCGGCCTCATCGAGACCCTCTGCGGCTTCGCCGGTGCCACCGCGGTCGCGGCGGTGCGATATCCAAAGGCAGACCTGTGGCCGTCCCTCTATGTGCGCACGGGTCTCGTCGTTGTGGCTGGTTTCAGCGCCCTGAGCACATTCGCCCAGGTAGGCTCGTCGAGCTTCTTCCTGCTCAACGCGCGCCATCCTCGGGAAGCCCTCTTCGCCGGGCTCGCCGCCGGGGTGCTCTTCGCCGTGCTCGTTCCCGCGCCCCGCCCGCAGCCGAGCAAGGCCTGGAAGACCATGTCCCCCGCGTTGATGGCGCTTGCCGCGGCCCCCTTCGTGGGGCTGGGCATGGCGGTCTGGCTCGCGGGCTGGGGGGCCTCCCACGTGGTGTTCAAGGACGCGCGCGGCTTCAGCGTCAAAGGCGCGGCGCACACGGTCATGGTGAAGGGAACCGACGGCCCGATCTTCATGGGAGCGAGCTACAACATCCACGTGGGCGTGCAAGCCACCCCCCGCCCCGATGCAGACGCCGAGATCGAGACGTTCCGCGCCGAGATCGAGCACGACCTGGAGAAGCGCGGCATGATCATAAAGTCTGCGTCCATCGCCAGCCAGGGGCCGCGGCGGTGGCTGGTGGTGCGCGCGCGCCAGAGCGACAAGAGCGAGCGAGAGTATGGCTACACCATCGATGGCTCGACGCTCTACGCCGTCACCATGTGGGGGCCTTCCCTCGACGCCGGCATGGACGCCTTCCGCAGCGTTCTCCGCTCGTTCTCGGTGACCCCCGCCACGAGAAGTGGCAGCTCGTCGAAGACGTCACGCTCGACCGCCTGACCAAAGCCCTATCGACACGCGCATCGGGGAAGGAATCACGCCCCACATTTCGAAGGGTAGGCCCGCTATGTGGCGCCCTCTTCAGCGGTTCGGCGATCTCGTGAAGTTCGAGCACACCGTGTTCGCGCTTCCGTTCGCCTACGTGGGCAGCTTGATGGGAGCCGACGGTCATCCCACGGCGGCGCAGTGGATGTGGATCACGCTGGCGATGGTGGGGGCGCGCACTGCCGGCAT
The DNA window shown above is from Pseudomonadota bacterium and carries:
- a CDS encoding rhomboid family intramembrane serine protease, translated to MADVTQRFAEALAPVMSAANGWVREATDLVEEAPLFSQGRRAAVLLVPADETSSPQVRALLDQIVRRAVMPPTPRNPKRAVPWEQLVVAMVFEGEASPSLRAFIESCRKALSSKQNIRFAWVDLAQADVGFHAQGTPFDTDLMARLKDAATRFHASARRSDSSRSRPATEGRIPWGTAALASACAATTLYIGFDRFLALRYGALQVNLADQGQRFRFLSAVFAQSSAAESAVAAVGLVTLGAALERVYGTITFLALFCVCALASTVTTHAYGCSDIYLGLIETLCGFAGATAVAAVRYPKADLWPSLYVRTGLVVVAGFSALSTFAQVGSSSFFLLNARHPREALFAGLAAGVLFAVLVPAPRPQPSKAWKTMSPALMALAAAPFVGLGMAVWLAGWGASHVVFKDARGFSVKGAAHTVMVKGTDGPIFMGASYNIHVGVQATPRPDADAEIETFRAEIEHDLEKRGMIIKSASIASQGPRRWLVVRARQSDKSEREYGYTIDGSTLYAVTMWGPSLDAGMDAFRSVLRSFSVTPATRSGSSSKTSRSTA